One genomic segment of candidate division WOR-3 bacterium includes these proteins:
- a CDS encoding thiolase domain-containing protein, which produces MAQKVAILGAGMTKFMRRAKETGKELSFEAAKMALIDAKMDISEIDCVVMATAPDTFDGVHMKGDWLSDGAGGKRKPYMRSYVGGGSGVFSIIHGFYLVASGIFDTCLVVAEEKMSSCMPHPQGAFNSIYDQFLERPLGVNLLWIFSLEMMRYMKVHKIPLETIALVSVKNKKNGMDHPCSQKGIAGEYTVKDILDSEVIAYPVYRLMVSPVTDAACAIVIASEHEAKRRTDKPIWIEGVGWCLDTSYWTNRDLYYPKYVEYAARMAYDMAGIKDPRKEIHVVEPYDPFAYKELHHLEGLLLADKGEAPKLLEKGFWDRDTENGIPSCPSGGLLGVGNPIAAAGLMKVIEIYLQLKGEAGKRQVKREVKRGLAQAWGDLMQVGTVVILSK; this is translated from the coding sequence GTAAGGAGCTTAGCTTTGAAGCAGCAAAGATGGCTCTTATAGATGCAAAAATGGATATAAGTGAGATTGATTGTGTTGTAATGGCAACAGCACCTGATACTTTTGATGGAGTTCATATGAAAGGTGATTGGCTTTCAGATGGAGCAGGTGGTAAAAGAAAACCCTATATGAGGTCTTATGTTGGAGGAGGTTCTGGTGTTTTTTCAATAATTCATGGTTTTTATCTTGTTGCAAGTGGTATTTTTGATACATGCCTTGTTGTTGCTGAAGAAAAAATGTCTTCCTGTATGCCACATCCTCAAGGTGCTTTTAACTCCATTTATGATCAGTTCCTTGAAAGACCATTAGGAGTAAATCTTTTATGGATATTCTCTCTTGAAATGATGAGATATATGAAAGTTCATAAAATACCCCTCGAAACAATTGCTCTTGTGTCTGTAAAGAATAAGAAAAATGGAATGGATCACCCATGCAGTCAGAAGGGAATTGCTGGTGAGTACACTGTTAAAGATATTCTTGATTCAGAAGTTATTGCCTATCCAGTTTACAGATTAATGGTTTCACCTGTAACAGATGCGGCTTGTGCTATTGTAATTGCATCAGAACATGAAGCAAAAAGAAGAACTGACAAACCCATATGGATTGAAGGAGTAGGATGGTGTCTTGATACTTCTTACTGGACAAATAGGGATCTTTATTATCCAAAATATGTAGAGTATGCAGCAAGGATGGCCTATGATATGGCAGGAATAAAAGATCCAAGAAAAGAGATTCATGTAGTTGAACCTTATGATCCTTTTGCTTACAAGGAACTTCATCATCTTGAAGGTCTTTTGCTTGCTGATAAAGGTGAGGCACCTAAATTACTTGAAAAAGGTTTCTGGGACAGGGATACGGAAAATGGGATTCCTTCATGTCCTTCAGGTGGTCTTTTAGGAGTTGGGAATCCGATAGCAGCTGCCGGACTTATGAAGGTTATTGAAATTTATTTGCAATTAAAAGGAGAAGCAGGTAAGAGGCAGGTTAAAAGAGAGGTAAAGAGAGGTTTAGCACAGGCATGGGGAGACTTGATGCAGGTTGGAACAGTTGTTATTTTATCTAAATAG